One Faecalicatena sp. Marseille-Q4148 DNA window includes the following coding sequences:
- a CDS encoding P1 family peptidase: MGLSKRWKLNIGEMKPGRRNLITDVEGVRVGHVTIDNGNTHTGVTAVLPHPGNLFQDKVMAASQVLNGFGKTIGLVEVDEMGFLETPILLTNTFGVGAAANGLIDYMLDENTEIGRTTGTVNPVVCECNDGRINDIRKRAVTEAHAREAIARAAEEFAEGDVGAGRGMVCHQLKGGIGSASRIFEIGEQEYTLGALVLSNHGLYRDLLVAGRRISEEISKEGLTEVSQEEQQESFEERDKGSIIMILATDAPLNERQLKRICRRCAIGLGREGSYMMNGSGDIALAFTTANRIPHTCSEGILPVQMLHDDQMDILFRASAEVIEESVLSSMFHAKECMERSGKTVRSLADLWELLV; encoded by the coding sequence ATGGGACTTAGCAAACGATGGAAACTTAACATTGGAGAAATGAAACCGGGAAGGAGAAACTTAATCACGGATGTAGAAGGCGTGAGAGTTGGCCATGTAACGATTGATAATGGAAATACACACACTGGTGTAACGGCAGTTCTGCCCCATCCGGGGAATCTGTTTCAGGATAAAGTAATGGCAGCCAGTCAGGTGCTGAATGGATTTGGAAAAACAATCGGGCTTGTGGAAGTGGATGAAATGGGCTTTCTTGAGACGCCGATTTTGTTGACAAATACTTTTGGCGTGGGCGCTGCAGCCAATGGTCTGATTGACTATATGTTGGATGAGAATACAGAAATCGGACGCACAACAGGGACTGTGAATCCGGTCGTATGCGAGTGCAATGATGGAAGGATTAATGATATCCGCAAAAGAGCAGTAACAGAAGCGCATGCCAGGGAAGCAATTGCGCGGGCAGCAGAGGAATTTGCAGAAGGTGATGTCGGCGCCGGACGCGGGATGGTATGTCATCAGCTAAAAGGAGGAATTGGATCTGCCTCCCGCATATTTGAGATTGGAGAACAGGAATATACTCTCGGCGCGCTTGTTTTAAGTAATCATGGTCTGTATCGGGATCTTCTTGTAGCGGGACGAAGAATCAGTGAAGAGATATCAAAGGAAGGTCTGACAGAAGTTTCGCAAGAAGAGCAGCAGGAAAGCTTTGAGGAGCGGGATAAAGGATCGATCATTATGATTCTTGCCACAGATGCTCCGCTGAATGAGCGTCAATTGAAGCGGATCTGCCGCCGTTGTGCGATTGGACTTGGGAGAGAAGGTTCTTATATGATGAATGGAAGCGGTGACATTGCGCTTGCATTCACGACTGCGAACAGAATTCCCCATACATGCAGTGAGGGCATCCTGCCTGTGCAGATGCTTCACGATGATCAGATGGATATCCTGTTCCGGGCATCCGCCGAAGTGATTGAAGAGTCTGTTTTAAGCTCCATGTTCCATGCGAAGGAATGTATGGAGCGAAGTGGTAAGACGGTACGCTCGCTGGCAGATCTGTGGGAGTTGCTTGTGTAG
- a CDS encoding radical SAM protein, whose protein sequence is MQYEGQICRPPMERSSYMLPVAVGCSYNLCTFCTLFKHLKYRELPMEQIEKEILRVKEAGGNPKQIFLGDGNAFGMSMERLLRILELIHIHFPACMEINMDATVTNLREKSDADLNRLFEEGVRNLYLGIESGCDDVLRFMKKDHTLAEAYREIERAKTAGLIYNAHMMTGIAGAGRGLENAEKTAEFFNRTKPGKVINFSMFLHDKAPLYKEIQAGRFVPADEVENLKEERRLLERLEADGLSYDGFHDFVEVRVRGILPQDKEKMLAKVDEAIAVWSEKEPVYAWA, encoded by the coding sequence ATGCAGTATGAAGGTCAAATATGCAGACCGCCAATGGAACGTTCTTCCTATATGCTTCCGGTTGCGGTGGGCTGTTCTTATAATTTGTGTACATTTTGTACCCTGTTTAAACATTTGAAATATCGGGAACTTCCGATGGAGCAGATAGAAAAGGAAATCCTGCGGGTAAAGGAAGCAGGAGGTAATCCGAAACAGATTTTTCTCGGAGACGGCAATGCATTTGGTATGTCGATGGAACGTCTGCTGCGGATTCTGGAACTGATTCATATACATTTTCCGGCATGTATGGAGATCAATATGGACGCAACGGTAACGAACCTTCGTGAAAAGAGCGATGCAGATCTGAATCGCCTGTTTGAAGAAGGGGTTCGCAATCTTTATCTCGGAATAGAAAGCGGTTGTGATGATGTGCTTCGATTTATGAAGAAGGATCATACGCTTGCGGAAGCTTACCGGGAGATTGAAAGGGCTAAGACAGCAGGGCTGATCTATAACGCACATATGATGACCGGAATTGCCGGGGCAGGACGGGGACTGGAGAATGCGGAGAAGACAGCAGAGTTTTTTAATAGAACAAAACCGGGAAAAGTAATTAATTTTTCAATGTTTTTACACGACAAAGCGCCTCTTTATAAGGAGATTCAGGCGGGAAGATTTGTTCCGGCAGATGAGGTGGAGAATCTAAAAGAGGAGCGAAGACTTCTGGAACGATTAGAGGCAGACGGTCTTAGTTATGACGGATTCCATGATTTTGTGGAAGTGCGTGTCAGAGGTATTTTGCCGCAAGATAAGGAAAAAATGTTGGCGAAGGTAGACGAGGCAATCGCTGTCTGGAGTGAGAAAGAGCCTGTTTATGCATGGGCATAA
- a CDS encoding winged helix-turn-helix transcriptional regulator yields the protein MSFADTFKALSDPVRREILLMLKDGKKLPAGEIAEQFDMTHATISYHLSQLKKAGLVTETKYKNYVYYEINVSVFEEIMLWFSQFKEDS from the coding sequence TTGTCATTTGCCGATACTTTTAAAGCACTTTCCGATCCTGTCCGGCGTGAGATCCTTCTCATGCTAAAAGACGGAAAAAAACTTCCGGCCGGAGAGATTGCCGAACAATTTGATATGACACACGCAACAATCTCCTATCATTTATCACAATTAAAAAAAGCCGGATTAGTAACTGAAACCAAATATAAAAATTATGTCTATTATGAAATCAACGTCTCTGTATTCGAAGAGATTATGCTATGGTTTTCACAATTTAAGGAGGACTCATAA
- a CDS encoding SdpI family protein encodes MKTKKTLLIITTLVCLLPMLIAAFVYQDLPAQIATHWGADGTPNGYSSKAFACFGLPAIMAGLNIFVNILLDNDPKRKNVNNRILMVSKWCIPVVSLVASTLTLAFALGYKVSISRITPAMVGVLLIALGNYLPKCKQNYTVGIKLPWTLNSEENWNRTHHLSGYLFILAGIVMAIAAFIPSAAFLTLPFILIAAIIPMLYSFVLFKKGI; translated from the coding sequence ATGAAAACAAAGAAAACCTTACTGATTATTACAACACTTGTATGTCTGCTGCCAATGCTCATTGCCGCATTCGTCTATCAGGACCTTCCGGCGCAGATCGCTACTCACTGGGGTGCAGATGGAACACCTAACGGCTACTCATCCAAAGCTTTTGCCTGCTTCGGATTACCGGCAATCATGGCTGGACTGAATATTTTCGTTAATATTCTTTTGGATAATGATCCAAAACGCAAAAATGTCAACAACCGTATTTTAATGGTTTCCAAATGGTGTATTCCGGTTGTTTCACTTGTTGCATCTACTCTGACGCTTGCTTTTGCACTTGGCTACAAAGTTTCCATTAGCCGGATCACACCTGCAATGGTCGGTGTGCTGCTGATCGCGCTTGGCAACTACCTTCCAAAATGCAAACAAAATTACACCGTGGGAATTAAACTTCCCTGGACACTCAACAGCGAAGAAAACTGGAATCGCACCCACCATCTGTCCGGATACCTGTTCATTCTGGCTGGAATTGTTATGGCAATCGCTGCATTTATTCCAAGTGCCGCTTTTCTTACATTGCCATTCATCCTCATAGCAGCCATCATACCAATGCTATATTCCTTTGTGTTGTTTAAAAAAGGGATTTAA
- a CDS encoding GNAT family N-acetyltransferase, which translates to MILHTERLILRPWDVSDAQSLYEYAKDPEVGPIAGWPPHKNIEESLRVIQNVLNSAECYAICEKSNNIAIGSIELKLNGHTDMTDRDDECELGYWLGKPFWGRGYMPEAAKELIRYGFETLNMSAIWCGYYDGNYKSKRVQEKLGFVYHHTCNDVPVPLMNETRIGHTNLMTKEQWIAKWQGIV; encoded by the coding sequence ATGATATTACATACAGAAAGGCTGATATTACGTCCCTGGGACGTGTCTGATGCACAAAGCTTATATGAATACGCAAAAGATCCTGAGGTAGGACCGATTGCCGGATGGCCTCCCCATAAAAATATAGAAGAAAGCCTGAGGGTTATTCAAAATGTTCTTAATAGTGCAGAATGTTATGCAATTTGTGAAAAATCTAATAACATCGCGATAGGATCTATCGAACTGAAATTAAACGGACATACTGATATGACAGATCGAGATGATGAATGTGAGCTGGGATATTGGCTTGGAAAACCGTTTTGGGGAAGAGGATATATGCCTGAAGCGGCAAAGGAACTGATACGATACGGTTTTGAAACTCTTAATATGTCTGCAATCTGGTGTGGATATTATGATGGCAATTATAAATCAAAGCGGGTGCAGGAGAAACTGGGATTTGTTTACCATCATACGTGTAATGATGTGCCGGTTCCTTTGATGAATGAGACAAGGATTGGCCATACAAATTTGATGACAAAAGAACAGTGGATAGCAAAATGGCAGGGAATCGTTTAG
- a CDS encoding MFS transporter — protein MTKEKNYKKTLIACYLGFVTQAISANFAPLLFLTFKNTYGITLEKIAMIPLVFYLTQLLVDLAATKFADKVGYRMCVVASQVLSSVGLVFMAILPEVLPLPFMGILISVVLYAIGSGLIEVLVSPIVEACPFENKDGMMSLLHSFYCWGAMGVILGSTLFFVVFGVENWKILTFIWALVPLYNTFNFIRCPIERLIEDGKSMGIRKLLKTPVFWLMIILMVCSGASEATMAQWASAFTESAIGVSKTVGDLAGPCLFAMFMGISRMLYGKFSEKLDLIKVMLGCGIMCAGCYLVASLSTLPILGLAGCAFCGLAVGIMWPGSISISSQKCPRGGTAMFAFLALAGDLGAMVSPAMVGSLSEMAGGNLKTGLLTATIFPVFLVFGLLILKKKVGKARSRQQ, from the coding sequence ATGACAAAAGAAAAGAATTACAAAAAAACACTTATAGCCTGTTATCTTGGTTTTGTGACACAAGCTATATCTGCCAACTTTGCTCCACTATTATTTTTAACATTCAAAAACACTTACGGAATCACTCTTGAAAAGATTGCAATGATTCCTTTGGTATTCTATTTGACGCAATTGCTCGTTGATCTTGCGGCTACCAAATTTGCCGACAAAGTAGGCTACCGTATGTGCGTCGTTGCATCTCAGGTATTGTCATCGGTAGGTCTTGTGTTTATGGCAATTTTGCCGGAAGTGCTTCCTTTACCGTTTATGGGAATTTTGATTTCAGTAGTACTTTATGCTATAGGAAGCGGTCTTATTGAGGTTTTGGTAAGTCCTATCGTTGAAGCTTGTCCTTTTGAGAATAAAGATGGAATGATGAGTCTATTACATTCCTTCTATTGCTGGGGAGCGATGGGAGTTATTTTGGGTTCTACGCTCTTCTTTGTTGTATTTGGCGTAGAAAACTGGAAGATACTTACTTTTATCTGGGCATTGGTGCCGCTCTATAACACATTTAACTTTATTCGCTGCCCGATCGAACGATTGATTGAAGACGGCAAGAGTATGGGCATTCGCAAACTGCTGAAAACACCGGTTTTCTGGTTGATGATAATACTTATGGTTTGTTCGGGGGCATCAGAAGCAACTATGGCGCAATGGGCGTCTGCATTTACCGAATCTGCTATCGGTGTATCTAAAACAGTCGGCGATTTAGCAGGACCGTGTTTGTTTGCAATGTTTATGGGGATATCCCGTATGCTGTACGGAAAGTTCAGTGAAAAACTTGATCTGATCAAGGTGATGCTGGGTTGTGGAATTATGTGTGCCGGATGTTATTTGGTCGCATCCCTTTCCACGCTGCCGATTCTCGGACTTGCCGGCTGTGCTTTTTGTGGCTTGGCAGTTGGTATTATGTGGCCGGGATCTATCAGCATATCCTCGCAGAAGTGTCCAAGAGGCGGTACTGCAATGTTCGCATTTCTGGCGTTAGCAGGAGATTTGGGCGCTATGGTAAGTCCTGCTATGGTAGGAAGTCTTTCTGAAATGGCAGGCGGTAATCTGAAAACAGGATTGCTTACAGCTACAATTTTCCCGGTTTTCCTGGTGTTTGGATTGCTGATTTTAAAGAAAAAAGTCGGGAAAGCAAGAAGCAGACAACAATAG
- a CDS encoding AraC family transcriptional regulator — MPIILDHQLREYIPHNAIEFPITYFHDELADLPDWAGPLHWHPDFEIATAEYGILDYQVGKQHITLEAGDSIFVNGNMLHGIRQLAGTVADPMPNIVFSGTLLATEASTIYQKYIRPIIQCDSLSFVVFRHHDRSHSEINCLIKDTYRKMNEKAPCYELAVQRNISGIFEFISSNFTELSKAKATRIQINNQIRLQKMLTYIYENYAEPVTLEDIAKAADISRSEAGRCFQTYMGCSPVAMLIQYRLQIARQLLREQTQTLQQISYACGFNSVNYFSRQFKKRYGYAPSQKSDMGK, encoded by the coding sequence ATGCCGATAATTCTTGATCATCAATTAAGAGAATATATACCGCACAATGCTATAGAATTTCCGATTACCTATTTTCATGATGAACTTGCTGATTTGCCTGACTGGGCAGGACCTTTACATTGGCATCCTGATTTTGAGATTGCAACAGCAGAATACGGAATTTTAGATTATCAAGTTGGGAAACAGCACATCACATTGGAAGCGGGCGATAGTATATTTGTCAACGGAAATATGCTGCATGGGATAAGACAGTTAGCCGGTACTGTAGCAGATCCGATGCCAAATATCGTATTTTCAGGAACACTTCTGGCTACGGAAGCAAGTACTATTTATCAAAAATACATACGTCCGATTATTCAATGCGATTCGTTGTCGTTTGTTGTATTTCGGCATCACGACCGTTCCCACAGCGAGATCAACTGTTTAATCAAAGACACTTACAGGAAAATGAATGAGAAAGCCCCATGCTATGAATTAGCTGTACAGCGTAATATTAGCGGTATATTTGAATTTATATCCAGTAATTTCACAGAACTTTCGAAGGCGAAGGCAACACGGATACAGATTAATAATCAAATTCGTCTTCAAAAGATGCTGACGTATATCTATGAAAATTATGCTGAACCGGTAACGCTTGAGGACATTGCCAAAGCTGCAGATATTAGCCGCAGCGAAGCCGGGCGATGTTTTCAGACATATATGGGGTGTTCTCCGGTGGCTATGCTGATTCAATATAGGCTTCAAATAGCTCGTCAGTTATTGCGTGAACAAACACAAACACTTCAACAGATCAGCTATGCCTGCGGTTTTAACTCGGTAAATTATTTTAGCCGTCAATTCAAAAAAAGATATGGATATGCTCCAAGTCAAAAGAGTGATATGGGTAAATAG
- a CDS encoding inorganic pyrophosphatase translates to MDNYNNEFWNALDELVNNSEIVIDSPKGTAHPKYSDFIYHVDYGYLKDTESMDGAGIDVWLGTGEKKIDAIICIVDLMKKDSEIKILIGCTEEEKAIIYKTHNETKYMKGILICR, encoded by the coding sequence ATGGATAACTATAACAATGAATTTTGGAATGCCTTAGATGAACTGGTAAATAATTCGGAAATTGTAATAGATAGCCCCAAGGGGACTGCTCATCCTAAATATTCAGATTTTATATATCATGTCGATTATGGATATTTGAAAGATACTGAGTCTATGGATGGAGCAGGGATAGATGTATGGTTAGGAACTGGCGAAAAGAAGATAGATGCAATCATATGTATTGTTGATTTGATGAAAAAGGATTCAGAAATAAAAATATTGATAGGATGTACTGAAGAGGAGAAGGCTATTATATATAAAACACATAATGAAACAAAATATATGAAAGGTATTTTAATATGTCGGTAA
- the guaA gene encoding glutamine-hydrolyzing GMP synthase: MKQDMIVILDLGSTENTVLARQIRALGVYSEIYPHDITAEELKKLPNVKGIIIYGGPNHIVDGEEIDVNAELYEAGYPVMAVAHEKALCETKLEAFPTCEEETMELLKKFVFDTCHAEANWNMKNFIADQIELVRRQVGDKKVLLALSGGVDSSVVAALLIKAIGKQLTCVHVNHGLMRKGESESVVEQFRDKMDANLVYVDATERFLGKLENVADPEEKRKIIGAEFIRVFEEEARKLEGIDFLGQGTIYPDIVESGTKTAKMVKSHHNVGGLPEDLQFALVEPLKQLFKDEVRACGIELGLPADMVYRQPFPGPGLGVRCLGAITRERLEAVRESDAILREEFAKAGLDKTVWQYFTVVPDFKSVGVRDNARSFEYPVIIRAVNTVDAMTATIEKIDWDILLKITDRIMKEVKNVNRVCYDMSPKPNATIEWE, encoded by the coding sequence ATGAAACAGGACATGATTGTTATCCTTGATTTGGGAAGTACAGAAAATACAGTATTGGCACGCCAGATTCGTGCGCTTGGTGTGTACAGTGAGATTTATCCTCATGATATTACAGCAGAAGAATTGAAAAAACTGCCGAATGTGAAAGGAATTATTATTTATGGCGGTCCAAACCATATCGTTGATGGGGAGGAAATTGATGTTAATGCTGAGCTTTATGAAGCTGGATATCCGGTTATGGCAGTAGCTCATGAGAAAGCGCTCTGTGAGACAAAGTTAGAGGCATTCCCAACCTGTGAAGAAGAGACGATGGAACTTTTGAAGAAGTTTGTATTTGATACATGCCATGCGGAAGCAAACTGGAATATGAAGAATTTTATTGCAGACCAGATTGAACTGGTTCGCCGGCAAGTAGGAGATAAGAAAGTTCTTTTAGCATTATCCGGCGGTGTGGATAGTTCTGTTGTGGCAGCTCTTTTGATTAAGGCAATTGGCAAGCAGCTGACTTGCGTACATGTAAATCATGGTCTGATGAGAAAGGGAGAATCCGAGAGTGTTGTGGAACAGTTCCGCGATAAAATGGATGCAAATTTAGTTTATGTCGATGCAACAGAGCGCTTTTTAGGAAAACTGGAAAATGTTGCAGATCCGGAAGAAAAACGTAAGATCATCGGAGCAGAATTTATCCGTGTATTTGAAGAAGAAGCCCGTAAGTTAGAAGGCATTGATTTCCTTGGACAGGGAACAATTTATCCGGATATTGTAGAGAGCGGAACAAAGACAGCGAAGATGGTAAAATCCCACCACAATGTAGGCGGTCTTCCGGAAGACCTGCAGTTTGCACTGGTAGAGCCTTTGAAACAGTTATTCAAAGATGAAGTGCGTGCATGTGGAATTGAGCTTGGACTTCCTGCTGATATGGTATATAGACAGCCGTTCCCGGGACCGGGGCTTGGCGTTAGATGTCTCGGAGCGATTACAAGGGAGAGACTCGAAGCAGTGCGGGAATCAGATGCGATTCTTCGTGAAGAATTTGCAAAAGCAGGTTTGGATAAAACTGTATGGCAGTATTTTACAGTTGTTCCGGATTTTAAATCAGTTGGTGTGCGTGACAATGCAAGAAGCTTTGAGTATCCGGTTATTATCCGTGCAGTAAATACAGTGGATGCTATGACAGCAACAATCGAGAAAATTGACTGGGATATTTTATTGAAGATTACAGACCGAATTATGAAAGAAGTTAAGAATGTAAATCGCGTCTGCTATGATATGAGTCCGAAACCGAATGCGACAATCGAGTGGGAATAA
- a CDS encoding esterase family protein yields the protein MALLHVNCFSDVLGKCVNLDVILPQRTKEQIGLSGAKNGGKYPTLYLLHGMSDDHTCWNRRTSIERYVSSLGIAVVMPNADLSWYTDTAYEQKYWKYMAEELPALCREFFPNMSDKREETFVAGNSMGGYGAFKLALTKPETFGYVAGLSAALDVQDVLERNINASIDESFWTGIFGPLSQVKGSENDLLKLAEELKKSGRPLPKLYECCGTEDFLYASQKKAAEQFKKMGFDITYRESAGTHCWDFWDVEIQKILRWLPLS from the coding sequence ATGGCTTTATTGCATGTGAATTGTTTTTCAGATGTTCTTGGCAAATGTGTGAATCTGGACGTAATCTTACCACAGCGGACGAAAGAGCAGATTGGGCTTTCAGGGGCAAAGAACGGAGGAAAATATCCGACGTTATATTTGCTTCACGGGATGTCGGATGATCATACTTGTTGGAATCGGCGAACATCAATCGAGCGCTATGTCAGCAGCCTTGGAATTGCAGTAGTAATGCCAAATGCGGATTTGAGTTGGTATACGGATACGGCTTATGAGCAGAAATACTGGAAGTATATGGCGGAAGAGCTTCCGGCTCTTTGCAGGGAGTTTTTCCCGAATATGTCGGATAAGCGAGAAGAGACGTTTGTTGCAGGAAATTCGATGGGAGGCTATGGGGCATTCAAGCTTGCACTTACTAAGCCGGAGACATTTGGATATGTGGCAGGTCTTTCGGCTGCATTAGATGTTCAAGATGTGTTGGAGAGAAATATTAATGCTTCTATTGATGAAAGCTTTTGGACAGGCATTTTTGGACCGCTTTCGCAAGTGAAAGGTTCTGAAAATGATTTGCTGAAGCTGGCAGAGGAGCTTAAGAAATCCGGCAGACCACTCCCGAAGTTATACGAGTGCTGTGGCACAGAAGATTTTTTGTATGCGTCTCAGAAGAAGGCGGCAGAGCAGTTCAAGAAAATGGGATTTGATATAACTTATCGTGAATCAGCCGGAACCCATTGCTGGGATTTCTGGGATGTGGAAATCCAAAAGATTTTACGGTGGCTTCCGCTGTCGTAG
- a CDS encoding low molecular weight phosphotyrosine protein phosphatase, with protein sequence MIKILFICHGNICRSTMAEYVFKDMIKRENIDDKFYVDSAATSREEIGNPVHYGTRRKLEEQGIYCGDHRARQITKADYEEYDYLIGMDEANIRNMHRMLGADPDKKMYKLLDFTARKGNIADPWYTGNFDETYKDVVDGCEGLLCFLQEKYGDFSL encoded by the coding sequence ATGATTAAAATATTATTCATTTGCCACGGCAATATCTGCCGTTCGACTATGGCAGAGTATGTTTTTAAAGATATGATTAAAAGGGAAAATATTGACGATAAGTTTTATGTTGATTCAGCTGCCACCAGCCGCGAAGAAATTGGGAATCCGGTTCACTACGGAACAAGGAGAAAACTGGAGGAACAGGGGATTTATTGTGGAGATCACCGGGCAAGGCAGATAACCAAAGCAGACTATGAGGAATATGATTACCTTATAGGAATGGATGAAGCGAATATTCGCAATATGCACAGAATGCTTGGCGCGGATCCAGATAAGAAGATGTATAAACTTCTTGATTTTACAGCACGCAAAGGAAATATTGCAGATCCGTGGTACACAGGTAATTTTGACGAGACTTATAAAGATGTTGTGGATGGATGCGAAGGATTGCTGTGTTTTCTGCAGGAGAAATACGGAGATTTTTCATTATAA
- a CDS encoding putative DNA binding domain-containing protein, which produces MRETRILEFKETITNTFLKTVSAFSNYDGGTILFGVDDDGNVKGLPDVKQACLDIENKINDSISPQPNYTLEIQNNEQTIKLTVTSGLQKPYLYKSKAYKRNDTATIEVDTLEFSRLVLDGKNIRFEELPCKDQDLSFEVLQRKLKESIQIETFNQDTLRTLNLYDNVNGFNNAAGLLADKNHFPEIDIVKFGENISIIQKRTTVENISILDAYEKALTVYRDYYQYEVIHGADRKKMEKIPEAAFREAIANALIHRVWDVDSHIRVSMFDDRIEVVSPGGLPSGITAEEYLSGKLSVLRNRNLANVFYRLGFVEIFGTGITRIKQLYAEGLMKPDFEVSENAIKIVLPLFEKDANLTEDEKVIYKLLSKTMLKPISEIAPYIPFGKSKTTKLLKDMGEKGVIAIEGKGRGTKYIIK; this is translated from the coding sequence ATGCGTGAAACGAGAATATTAGAGTTCAAGGAAACGATTACGAACACTTTTTTAAAAACAGTCAGTGCCTTTTCAAATTACGATGGTGGAACTATTCTTTTCGGAGTAGATGATGATGGAAATGTGAAAGGTTTGCCAGATGTAAAGCAGGCATGTTTGGATATTGAAAATAAAATCAATGACAGTATTTCGCCTCAACCGAACTATACACTTGAAATACAGAATAATGAGCAGACGATAAAACTTACTGTAACCAGTGGTCTTCAGAAGCCGTATTTGTATAAATCAAAAGCATACAAACGAAATGATACAGCGACGATAGAGGTAGATACTCTGGAATTTTCAAGGCTTGTATTAGACGGGAAAAATATTAGATTTGAAGAATTGCCTTGTAAAGATCAGGATCTGTCTTTCGAAGTTTTACAGCGTAAATTGAAAGAAAGTATTCAGATTGAAACGTTTAATCAGGATACATTGAGAACATTGAACTTGTATGACAATGTAAATGGTTTTAATAATGCAGCGGGACTGTTGGCGGACAAAAATCATTTTCCTGAAATTGATATTGTTAAGTTCGGAGAAAACATCAGTATTATTCAAAAGAGAACAACTGTTGAAAATATATCCATTTTAGATGCGTATGAAAAGGCACTTACTGTATACAGGGACTATTATCAGTATGAAGTGATACATGGCGCTGACAGAAAGAAGATGGAGAAGATACCTGAAGCAGCCTTCAGAGAAGCAATTGCAAATGCTCTGATTCATAGGGTATGGGATGTAGATTCGCACATCAGAGTTTCCATGTTTGATGACAGGATAGAAGTTGTGTCTCCTGGTGGATTGCCGTCCGGAATAACAGCAGAAGAATATTTGTCGGGTAAACTTTCTGTTTTAAGAAATAGAAATCTTGCCAATGTGTTTTATAGATTAGGATTTGTCGAGATATTTGGAACAGGAATCACAAGAATAAAACAACTGTATGCGGAAGGTCTGATGAAGCCCGACTTTGAAGTCTCAGAGAATGCTATAAAAATTGTGCTTCCTTTATTTGAAAAGGATGCTAATTTAACCGAAGACGAAAAAGTGATTTATAAACTTTTAAGCAAAACTATGTTAAAACCAATAAGTGAAATTGCACCATATATACCTTTTGGAAAATCAAAGACAACAAAGTTGCTGAAGGATATGGGAGAAAAAGGTGTGATAGCAATTGAAGGTAAAGGCAGAGGCACGAAATATATAATTAAGTAA
- a CDS encoding SEC-C domain-containing protein — protein MSKDLKIVDVEKYLSIKNIAFDNVLGEEIEKLRQNAILNQDEESANYCWCLRQIFKIQKGFVSAVYDLKNQKYEDAWLTFDSIDIALGSLEENFDVTLDDDKYHMVFIGRMIKEYQKLFPYCHFFSRECVIKSEVCSICGQPISLRHPCGHKVGKLYMGEVCLRKVVDMEFKAFSIVTDPFDKYSYVKLPDQEYDYGMLETLMKEIESPYDEFYIETVKVMKPEYKDVGRNEKCPCGSGKKYKKCHLGTKDELMDHHKIFFTKQSLKNRNKNRFVGYFGTWK, from the coding sequence ATGAGTAAAGATTTAAAAATTGTCGATGTGGAAAAGTATTTATCAATTAAAAACATTGCTTTTGATAATGTTTTAGGCGAAGAAATAGAAAAATTACGTCAAAATGCAATTTTAAATCAGGATGAAGAAAGCGCTAATTATTGTTGGTGTTTGCGGCAAATATTTAAAATTCAAAAAGGGTTTGTTTCTGCAGTATACGATCTTAAGAACCAGAAATATGAGGATGCATGGCTTACATTTGATAGTATTGATATCGCATTAGGAAGCTTGGAAGAGAACTTTGATGTAACATTAGATGATGACAAGTATCACATGGTTTTTATCGGTCGAATGATTAAGGAATATCAGAAGTTATTTCCGTATTGCCATTTTTTCAGTAGAGAGTGTGTTATTAAATCAGAAGTATGTTCAATTTGTGGACAACCGATTTCTTTACGTCATCCGTGTGGACATAAGGTTGGTAAACTTTATATGGGAGAAGTATGCCTGCGAAAAGTAGTCGATATGGAGTTTAAAGCATTTAGTATTGTTACAGACCCATTTGATAAGTATTCCTATGTGAAATTACCAGATCAAGAATATGATTATGGTATGTTGGAAACGCTTATGAAAGAAATTGAAAGTCCGTATGATGAGTTTTATATTGAAACAGTCAAAGTAATGAAGCCGGAATATAAGGATGTAGGTCGCAATGAAAAATGTCCATGTGGTTCGGGGAAAAAGTATAAAAAGTGTCATTTAGGAACCAAAGATGAGTTGATGGATCATCATAAAATATTTTTTACGAAGCAGTCTTTGAAAAATAGAAATAAGAATAGATTTGTTGGATATTTTGGGACATGGAAATAA